The Flavobacterium sp. IMCC34852 genome contains the following window.
GCTTTTAATGTGAATGCTTCGCTGATTCGCTTTTGGGATAAAGAATTTGACATTCTTAAACCGAAGAAAAATGCGAAAGGCAATCGAATGTTCACGCCGGAAGATGTGAAGAACCTGCAACTGATTTATCACCTGGTCAAAGAACGTGGCTTTACGCTTGACGGTGCGAGAACGCATTTAAAAGAAGGTCAAAAAAAGACTTTAGACAAGTATGAAATCATCAGCAAACTGGAAACAGTAAAAGCCCAATTATTAAACATCAAGAACCAACTTTAGGCTTGGTTTTTGTAACAAACGAAAAGAATTAAAAACTAATAACAAAAACTAAAAATAGAAAACATGAACATTAGAAAATTTTTACCTTGGATTATTATTGTAGTTATAATATTGGGAATCTATGCATGGTCTGCTGGAATTTATAATAAAGCTATGACCTATGATCAAGGAATCAAAGAAGCATGGGGTAATGTCAATACTGCTTATCAAAAACGTAATGACCTTATTGTGAACTTAGTAAAAAGCGTACAAGGACAAGCTGATTATGAAAAAGGAACTCTAGAAGCGGTGGTAAAAGCCCGTGCTGAAGCTTCACAGACTAAAATTGATCCTACTAATATTACTCCTGAACAGTTAGAAAAATTCAATAAT
Protein-coding sequences here:
- a CDS encoding MerR family transcriptional regulator, which translates into the protein MHIELKEGKRYYSIGEVAKAFNVNASLIRFWDKEFDILKPKKNAKGNRMFTPEDVKNLQLIYHLVKERGFTLDGARTHLKEGQKKTLDKYEIISKLETVKAQLLNIKNQL
- a CDS encoding LemA family protein, with product MRKFLPWIIIVVIILGIYAWSAGIYNKAMTYDQGIKEAWGNVNTAYQKRNDLIVNLVKSVQGQADYEKGTLEAVVKARAEASQTKIDPTNITPEQLEKFNNAQSTLSRLLMTVENYPSLQANQGFLKLQDEITSMENQILTARTRYNEAIKPYNNNILTFPRNILAGMYGLKEKPYFEAVAGAEKAPDVEFNFDKKEESK